TCAATAGAATCCCTCGATTGTGGAATGCCCTACCCCCTATTGACTTATCTTTATCTATTAAAACGAACAAAACAAGGATATATAAGTTTCTATGGTCACATTTTTTATCAAACTTTAGACATGACAACCCCtgtacatttcattttttaTGCCTATGTAGTAGATGTTCCAACACACCCCGTCCCCCTTTAATGTAACtctttaagtataagtaatgtaattttaATAAGTAATGTAGTATGGTAAGTATAAATTTTGGATTTTTAATGGCCAGTAGCCTTGAGATAGTGGACCATCAGTACTGTACCctaaagattttattaattgtacatcCCTTATTCTATAcatgtatgcagtactgtaaagttataatcaatcaatcaatccacactcgagtcccttagttggcaatacttctttccagctatacattaatctcagccggtcctcctgttgatggtcaataacttcagacttgggttgtactccaatatgttcgagacatcacgtgcccacaatatataacaaaataaacaaaccattcatcagcagtgttgggagtaacgcgttacttatgtaatgcgttacgtattatattacttttgtggtaacaaagtaatataacgaaatacgctataaaaacaggtaatataacgcaagcaactttacttacaaatgtaacgcgttacctaagtaatatagttactgtaacgagtctaatattacataatattattactacaagtaatgaagttactaatctcgttagttatcctctgagtaacgcctagccacaacggaGTAATGAGGCCTACtcaatgaagcttattcaccagtttcttgcttataaccaaaatttgcatattgtccaacaacgcaatcatgtcacgtgataaggtgatagttttacacgtgacagcttaaggctgtggacacaaagtaatataatatgtaatattattacagttactttattttatgggtaatatgtaactgtaactaaatagttcagttgcaagtaataatgtaactagttacttttacaaagtaacttgcccaacactgttcatcaggtatatatgtttgtactaacctgacacatgtataacatgaccactcaagtttagcagtgctgccttgtaatatgtctcaaccgatcattgaacagtccttcgccataaCTCGcaccatttcaaccatgcatcacgtgcgaaattgatcacgtgatgattcagcattaatgtgatgtgaccctcaagagtagtgcAGAGGAGtgccagtgggcaagtagctaccggagagctccagggctgtaagatttggcgtgatttaaaaaattctgcctctgaaaggggggttcgtccgaaccatccgaaccccccccCCATGCCTACGCCTTTGCCTCTAGGGTGTAGACCTCACTATCTATAGTATGCAAGGTGTTCTTTGCATAGCTACAAAACATTAAACCCAAAGATTCATCTTTTCTCTGAAAAACTTCCTCTTGATTATGATAGAGTCTGATTTTACAGCCATAACACATGAAATCAAAGTAGGCAATAATGATAATATCAATAAATTTCTAATAAAGATTTACCAGTGGCAGCAGAAGGTGGGGACTAGAGGGGCTGAAGCCACCCCCAACTTTCAGATGAGAGGCACATAGCTCCTCCAATAATTACCTTGTGTGATTTTATGAGTGCATCATATGATTAAATATTGTTGTGGTTTCAAAACTAGCAGCTATTATGTCATACATATGTTGTACCAGCTTTAGGGTTACTTTTGCACATGCACATTTAATTAGTTCAACAATTAATATAAATTATCTGTTTTAGCAGGCTTATAGTAATTGTGTGCTGTATAGCATTatcagtgatgatgatgatgatgatgatagtgtGTTTAAAAGTGTGAAGAAAAAATTCCGTCTACAGCCTGTACTAGTGCTGTGCTGTAAATATGTTTTGTCTTCCCTTGAGGAGCCTCTCATTATTGTGCATTCCTAGAATCCTTATAGTAGGCATGATTTGTAAAATTTATCACATACAGATGGCTGATGCTGTGTTTTTATTGTAATGGGATCATACATAGTGGAAATGGATGCATGCCCACCTTTCAAATGGCAATCTAACAATCTTTGTGGCAAACATGGAGGTAAtttaaaatcattataattCTGATAAATCAGTTATAATTGTAAATGCTTCCATTCAGTTGTACTATATACCTCCAAAAGCTTTTTCTAGGGGCATGCTACCTCAGGACTCTAatcatataattacatgaagtatactagcataatattattaccacTGAAAAGAGAGTAACTACACTTGTCAACACACTTGTATATCAGAGTATTTAAGCCATCAGTTTGTCTCCTCTGACATTTGATAAAATTTACAACTAGTTAGCCATAGTGTTGCTAAGCCCAAAACCAGTTTTTCCAACAGCGTTTTGGCAATAGGTATGTTGTTAACTCTTGGATGTTACGAAAAATTATATAACATCAATATTTTCTGAGGTCACTACCTGTGACATTATACAATCTTGAaacatttgagtgctctataatGTTCTATTACAACATATCATTTAGAGTGagaataatcatacagtacgatagtactgtatagtagggaccacaaaggagtaggcatggcccacaaaataacatcacccaaaactatccctgacaacgatgaggcagtattggttaggtaaaactaagcccaaacaaacttttagatcgacctgaaatgctttcaacaagttgctacagaatttaaaaaaaaatttatttaacggaattttctatatactgactgcctgattgactgatgccttcagacaagcataattcaataacagctaaggctacaggcttgattttttcactgttcgatgttgctttggcccgagaagtgccttttggcatcatacaatgcattcttcatggacttatcagtgtcctcctttgtgtcccattcattttgttgacagcgaaaagtgtcaatttggcaatagcatgtgatggcttcccttcataatggctGTTTTTATTGCTGAGGTGCTttttaaacagttcttgattcagtCTTCtttgtaacaggttgaacatagccaacaacgaagtgtaatggatatttcacttttcagatgatgattgatataactggggtgcacggtgccatttctATCTTTCGGATTGTAGAGGttctttttgaacagttcttgattcatacttttgtgtaatgggttgaacatagctgacaatgaagcgtaatggatacttcattttcagatgataattgacatagctggggcatgcagtgccatttcagatgcggtatgcgtgggttcaccagtcataataataatacattcaaaaaaagttaacaaacaagtacacagaaaaatttggaattttcaactagagcagaAATACATAGGTAGTTACCCTTTTATGTATGTAgctgtttggttttttgctaagtTGCAGAATTAAAAATGCAAAGCTAATgaaaatttaataattatagttgATATCACAGGCTATATCTCAAAACTATGCCAATAGGAGTagccttattattattatttacatgtacacagacaaatttggaattttcaactagagtagggaccatagcacatcaataaaaagtactgaaacaagttggagtagtgcacagtaTTAAATCAAAgtaaaaacaataagaaatattatatccctactgtgttcaagataccataatggaaatgcacaatagggatataacacttcttaatattttacttactgtgatttaatatcgagcactactccagcttgttttagtactttttattgatgtgctatggtccctactctagttgaaaattccaattttttctgtgtacatgtaaataataataaGGCTACTCCAACATACACTATTGGCATAGTTTTGAGATATAGTCTGTGATATCAACTACAATTATTAAATTTTCATCAGCTTTGCATTTTTAATTCTGCAacttagcaaaaaaccaaacagcTACATACATAAAAGGGTAATTACCTACGTATTTCTAGTAGAACCTTAACAAGGTTTACTTCATATACATCTGCGTAGTAAATATACCCTGAATTTGAGTCCTATATCTTCTCCTAAATGCTAGCAACATGCTTCAAATACCACTGTGTGATTTTCATTTCTATGTACTATGTGTGTACAGCAGGACAGTTCATGCTAAATGGATGTACATGCATATTTACAACTTACATATATTAATAATACACTTGCATTTGCATTATTATTGGCGTTGTTAAAGCAAAATGGCTTTTGCACATACTATGTATGTCTTCAGTTTTTATTTGAACACATTGTTTTCTCGATCATTTTGCAAGCCACTTTTGGGCTTATCCATTGTGTTTTTATCATATACAATTTGGTAATCATTTTCTTTCTTTTCTTTTGTTGATTCTTTGAAAGCTTCACTTGATAGCATTACTGATGAGCTATATGCAGGTGGTAGTATTTTAGACTTTTCAAACACTACTTCACTGTCTTTAATAGATGAAGAGTCCTCATTTGATTTATGGGTAGATATTTCTTCATACAGAGGTGGCGAGAATTTGTCCAAATCTTCATAGACGTGGACAGTTTTATTGTCGCTACAGTCAGTTTTTCTTTTTCTGTATGTAAAGCGGCTTAATGTGCATTCAAGCATTTATGTAcatatttgtatgtatgtatgtatatgtatgtatgcatgcatgcatgcacgtatgtatgtatgtatgtatgtatgtatgtatgtatgtatgtatgtatgtatgtatgtatgtatgtatgtatgtatgtatgtatgtatgtatgtatgtatgtatgtatgtatgtatgtatgtatgtatgtatgtatgtatgtatgtatgtatgtatgtatgtatgtatgtatgtatgtacgtacgtatgtatgtatgtacgtatgtatgtatatatgcatttAATAATTTAAGAATCACATATCACATATAAGCTCACCTTCTGTGAATGGCAACCGCGTAAATTACTCCTACTAGAAGCAATATAAGTAGCACCATCACAACACAAGCAATTGTAACACTTATAATAATAACTTCTGGATTACTAGATTTTCTGTTGGTGGATACAACATACATTGTATTGTTTACATTGCTGGCTGTATTGTTTACATTGCTGGCTGCATTGTTGAGGTTAGTAGTTATATTAAGAAACACTATCCATCCGTGTCGTGGAAGGTTTATTAGTGGAGGGTCATTGCTGTATATGTCAGCTACTGCTTCATTGATTAGCATTTGAGCAGTCATATCACCATCATGATGAACTATACTGGTAACTAAGCCAGTGGTGGTGTCTAGACATGTCAGCTGGGGAGTATACAGGTTGTTGTTTCCATTGCAGTTGCATACATCATTAAACCATTCTCTCAAAGCATCCCTCAGCTCTTTGAGCAAGCCATTTGCAtcctatattattattatatgacCATAGTTTGATTCACTTATTCAGCCAGTTACCTGTTGTAACTCATCACAGTCACTGATATTTCCCACATATACTGTTAAATTTACTTCTAAAGAAGTGAAATATGATTGCATCTCTAAAGTGCATTGATTATTAACAACTACTATACAACTCAAATATTTCACATAATAAAATCAACTAAGGCATGATGCTGAACTGTTACCTTGTTCAAATGCTGCTTTATCCCACACATAGAATTTCTTTTTAATAGAGCCGTACAGATTGGATGCTGAACACATTACAGTTATATTACCCATTTCAAACAAAAAATGGTGGTAAAGTTCTATACTTCCATTCCTGTATAATTGATAATCTGAATGATTAGTGCTCTCATGTAGTACAATAAACCCTTCAGATGGGACAGTCATCATACTCCAAATAATGTCAGGAGGTGGATAAGCATGTTTAATACCACATGACAAAACCATGCCATCATTATTTTGATCCATGATTTTTGTGCCAGGCTCCATCAGAAGTATTGGCTTTGCTGCAAAAATGCAACACAAGTGAAATGAAAACTTCTCCGTAATTTCTCCATATTTTATGTAAATGTACAACATTCTATGAGTACTATTACTATGTATGTTGTACATAGTATAAAATAAAACACTTACAATATATGttgacagtgaaagtcatctgTACACTTCCATATTCATTTCCAGCTTCACAGACATATTCCCCACTATCAGTAATATCAGCAGTGAAGATCATAACACTATCATTTTTGGTGTGTGGACAAGATGAACAAGTGTCTGGGATGGACCAGTTGTACACTGGATCTGATGAAGATGACACAGTACAATTGAGTACCACTTGTTCACTGACATTCACCATCACCTGGTTTTGTTCTAATAATGACTCTGGAAGCCCTGAAAAGGTTTAAGTGCATGTATATGACTGCATGAATAAAAttaccaattatatacatagctggcataattttgagcataatagactaaCAAAAGCATTATATTCTGATGTAATTTTCAATTAAAATGCACACTGAATGCACGCACCAAATTAAGGCAGCAAATTCTGAACACACTACAGATTATTGCTACATTTCatgtaatgttattactgttTTTGGgttgattattcacacttttcaGGAAAAGATCACTTAATGTCCAAAAATGCAAATTTATCTCTGTATGCTGTAAagtaaattaaaaataaataaataaatttaaaaaacaaaaaattcTATACATTCTTACTCTGCACAATAGCATCCTACAAAAAGTAGCACACACCAAGTAGCTACCTAGGACTAACTCTATCCTCCACACCAGACAAAAAGACTAACAAAAGCAGtatgcataaaatgattttcTACGAAGTATCTTCACAGCTGCACAATCTCTATCAAAATGATCTGTTGCAAGCCTCTTATCAAACCAGTCCTAAAATAATTGGGATCCTTATACACAAAAGAACATCTTTGTTGTAAAATCAGTCCAAAGATGCTGTGCAAGGTTTGTGTGTAATAACTACTCTTCATATGCAAGTGTTGCAAATATGTCACAAAACTTAAGTTGGCCACTTCAACCTAACTGCAGAAACTAATTTAAAGCTATAAGATCACGCATCAAATGACTGATGTCCTTCTTACACTTGCTCCATTCAACTATATTGTTTACAAGTTGACTCAATGAAGTTACTATAATCAAACACAGGAACAGATACATATCTTTACTCATTCTTCCCATCAGCAATAAAAATTTGGAACACTGAACCTTCATCATCTGCTCAAGTCTAAAGCAAAACTAGTTTGACAATCATTAATTCATTGTATTTTTGATTTTTATTGATTAGCTATGTCATTTGCACATACTATTTGTAtgatgttttgttacttttgcACAGTACATACTAATtaataaagatcaagatactctgatagagcagttaTTTTCTCTTGTATAACAGTCAAGAAAACACTGAtgtgctctaataaaacagtccgCTCTCAGCTCAAGCCTAATAATAGATTTAATgctgcacaaacacacacacacatgcacacacacacaatcttACACACAATAGTTAGGGATATAGTAGCTTTCAGTAATTTTCCATTCTTATTAACCAAACAACTGTATTCCCCAAAATCTTCATCAGTAACATTGTGTATTGTTAATCCTGTGCTATTCACACTATATTTTTGACCATGGTTAGTCCACAGTAGTGAATTTTGATATTCCCATTGTATGAATGCATCATCTACATTAATTGAGCAGTTAataaatttatcatgataacGTAGTGCTACATCTTCATAATAATATTCAGAGCTGCTACTGTAGACAAAAGCTGGTTCAACTGTAATTAAACAAATGGAATAGATAATGATATGATTATTACTATGACACACTTGTAATATTAATCAGTCCCTTTTTACATATCACACTATGTGTGTGTGCCTATATATAGATATATGCCACAGTTCGTCATGTGTTAGTTCCACAAGGCTGGCCTTAGAGGTCCTGGTTGGGGGAGGAGGGAGGGCTGGTAAACTAATTCATAGAGGGCCTCAATTGGCAGAAAGTAACCACCTATGCATTCATTAGTGTCTTTTCTGCTTGCTATGAAAATGACACTGAATTAGTTATTATGTAAATACATGTGGTCTGGAAGTGCTGACcataaatacagtgtatatggttGCGTAGGAGAAAGTGTGACTGCAATTGGTTATATTATGAATTCATAATCACCATATGCAATCTGAAAGTGTGAACCAGAAGTTCGGAGGCCCCTTTGGCCCTGATGTCCTAAGCAAGTTGCCTACTTTGCCTAATGGTATGGCTGGCTCTGCAGATTAAAGGGTTTTGCTTTGATGTAAGCCAACAATGCACCACAGTAGTTAAAGTCTCTAAAATTTCAGATTTTATTCCAGTATTTTGGCTGCTACACTATAGATTCTTTGTTGTTAAGATAATGTAATACAAAATGTTCAAATGTTATATAATATAAACTTTGCCCAGGGATTTGTCTAGGACTTGTGCAATGTTTGGATATAATATAACTATAAGTATACCTACATATACATATTTGCTTCATAATGTTTAAAGTTTCCATAAGCACAATACATTGTAGCTATGGCACGGACATGTACACTTACCATCAATTTGTATCACTATTTCTTTTTTTATATTGTGATTATTCGTTACTCTACATGTGTACTTTCCTTCATCTGATTTTGAACGATTGTAAAACATCAGTGTTGTGCCTTGAACTATATTGGGGACATCaagatatataattatgtacaaattgttaaagCGTATACAGTATTTGGCTACTTATTTACTTGCTAACCATAAATTCTTGCATTGTCATTTGTACTGATCACCTCAGAATTGGGATTAACCCATTCCACAAGATTATCCATGGGATTATCAGAAAAACAGGTTAAACTCAAGCTGCCACACTTACTAGGATAACTGCATATCACAGGTGTATTATTAGGTAATACTGATATTGGGAAGGTACCACTGATAAGACATCCTATAATGCAAGTAAACATCACAGATTGTAATGTATGTGACTGTATAACTGACTGCACCTATAGGCAATGCATATTCATATTACTAACCTATAACAGCAATGATGGAGATGAACTTGCAAATCATGATCAAAAACCTGGAGTCATCAATTAGCAAGCCAACACATGAATGCATATATAAGTGTGCTCACAACTGTATATACTTATGAATTAGTTATGCATGGACAGTCCTCATACAATAGATTACATTATAGCTAATATATATAGTGATTTAATAACATGTCCCTACACCTTGTTTACTGTTGTGTCAGTATGCatatcacatattatatatatatatatatatattcacttTCATTTTGCACTAATTagctaaaattattattttaattcaaCTAGTGCATAAACAGCATGTGCATTGCTACATCACCAGCACAGTAAATGTATGAcagcataaaattattattaatacattGTCATACATTTACTATGCTGGATAAAATAGACACAGTGATGATTTGTTTTTTTAAGCATCCAATATTGATATGGATTCAAATATCTTAAGTGAATTCTAAGTTTGTCAGCCTACTGGACATCAAAGCAAAACCCTTCAGTGCTACCATCTGCTCAGCTGAAGGCTAATTTTCATTCTATCAATCTTGTGAATTTGCATGACTAATGTTTTCCCAATCTTACCAGCAATTATGTGCGAAGAAACTCTTACTTGAATAAATACTGCATTAATGATTAAATCATATGTGTAAAATATTGGATTTAATTATAACAACTGTATATGTATGCAAAGGTGTTACATACTACTAACATCCTATGTCAGCTTGGCCTAT
The nucleotide sequence above comes from Dysidea avara chromosome 3, odDysAvar1.4, whole genome shotgun sequence. Encoded proteins:
- the LOC136251884 gene encoding hemicentin-1-like, encoding MHSCVGLLIDDSRFLIMICKFISIIAVIGCLISGTFPISVLPNNTPVICSYPSKCGSLSLTCFSDNPMDNLVEWVNPNSEVISTNDNARIYVQGTTLMFYNRSKSDEGKYTCRVTNNHNIKKEIVIQIDVEPAFVYSSSSEYYYEDVALRYHDKFINCSINVDDAFIQWEYQNSLLWTNHGQKYSVNSTGLTIHNVTDEDFGEYSCLVNKNGKLLKATISLTIVWLPESLLEQNQVMVNVSEQVVLNCTVSSSSDPVYNWSIPDTCSSCPHTKNDSVMIFTADITDSGEYVCEAGNEYGSVQMTFTVNIYSKPILLMEPGTKIMDQNNDGMVLSCGIKHAYPPPDIIWSMMTVPSEGFIVLHESTNHSDYQLYRNGSIELYHHFLFEMGNITVMCSASNLYGSIKKKFYVWDKAAFEQEVNLTVYVGNISDCDELQQDANGLLKELRDALREWFNDVCNCNGNNNLYTPQLTCLDTTTGLVTSIVHHDGDMTAQMLINEAVADIYSNDPPLINLPRHGWIVFLNITTNLNNAASNVNNTASNVNNTMYVVSTNRKSSNPEVIIISVTIACVVMVLLILLLVGVIYAVAIHRRKRKTDCSDNKTVHVYEDLDKFSPPLYEEISTHKSNEDSSSIKDSEVVFEKSKILPPAYSSSVMLSSEAFKESTKEKKENDYQIVYDKNTMDKPKSGLQNDRENNVFK